One window of Halorussus sp. MSC15.2 genomic DNA carries:
- a CDS encoding type B DNA-directed DNA polymerase — MPYKIDFVEGAVVEWSLTDDGATSERVSDYTPTFYVGVGEGDDESLEDARRTLEQFPTVARTRVEEWRPGFRHEAERTLRVDCASVESVTRLARWVHEWGDPGKFRCFNVDFSREFRYCLERGRSPTPARTPTTLSVEGRAHEFGDGEVPPLTVGGERVGRSPDMALPRVEEILDREDPDVLVVDSAQLLAELHDLADRLGYDLRLGRRPGFQRLARESTYTSYGRVGHSPARYNVPGRVVIDRSNTFFYDETNVAGCIDLVERSGKPLQELSWASIGNVLTAIQIREALARDVLVPWKAWRSERFKTMSQLHDADRGGFTFAPDAGVHEAVHELDFSSLYPNIICEYNVSPETVRCDCHADREDVPGLGYGICDERGYLPDVLQPLVDDRDDIKAEIRETDDPERLAELEGRSAAIKWILVSCFGYQGFSNAKFGRIECHEAINAFAREILLDAKEALEDGGWRVVHGIVDSIWVTPREGVEQESLDALAEEITADTGIRLEREAEYDWVAFVPRRDSDVGALTKYFGSLAGADEYKYRGVECRQRSTPPFVADVQETLVETFDEYRSPEAVCDRLGRALNQLRAGSVAPEELVVEQRASKRAEEYARSTRTVAAAERAGDGGRDLSPGQRIGYVVADDSKRSRDRVRLASEAATYDAEFYAEALLRAAESVLSPVGWRRDDITRYLADRTDASLAAYSGS; from the coding sequence ATGCCGTACAAAATCGACTTCGTCGAGGGTGCGGTCGTAGAGTGGTCGCTGACCGACGACGGCGCGACCAGCGAGCGGGTATCGGACTACACGCCCACGTTCTACGTGGGCGTCGGCGAAGGCGACGACGAATCGCTCGAAGACGCCCGGCGAACGCTGGAACAGTTCCCGACCGTCGCTCGGACGCGCGTCGAGGAGTGGCGACCGGGGTTCCGTCACGAGGCCGAGCGAACGCTTCGCGTGGACTGCGCGAGCGTCGAGTCGGTGACTCGCCTCGCGCGGTGGGTCCACGAGTGGGGCGACCCCGGCAAGTTCCGGTGTTTCAACGTGGACTTCTCACGGGAGTTCCGGTACTGCCTCGAACGCGGTCGCTCGCCGACGCCCGCGAGGACCCCGACGACGCTCTCGGTCGAGGGCCGAGCGCACGAGTTCGGCGACGGGGAGGTTCCGCCGCTGACGGTCGGCGGCGAGCGTGTCGGGCGGTCGCCGGACATGGCGCTCCCGCGCGTCGAGGAGATACTCGACCGCGAGGACCCGGACGTGCTGGTCGTGGACTCGGCGCAACTCCTCGCCGAGTTACACGACCTTGCGGACCGACTGGGCTACGACCTCCGACTCGGTCGGCGGCCCGGTTTCCAGCGACTCGCCCGGGAATCGACGTACACCAGTTACGGACGCGTCGGCCACTCGCCCGCCCGGTACAACGTGCCCGGCCGCGTCGTCATCGACCGCTCGAACACGTTCTTCTACGACGAGACGAACGTCGCCGGATGCATCGACCTCGTCGAACGGTCGGGGAAACCCTTACAGGAACTGTCGTGGGCGTCCATCGGGAACGTCCTCACCGCGATACAGATACGCGAGGCGCTGGCGCGCGACGTGCTGGTGCCTTGGAAGGCGTGGCGCTCGGAGCGGTTCAAGACGATGAGCCAACTGCACGACGCCGACCGCGGCGGGTTCACGTTCGCGCCGGACGCGGGGGTTCACGAGGCGGTCCACGAACTCGACTTCTCGTCGCTCTACCCCAACATCATCTGCGAGTACAACGTCTCGCCCGAGACGGTTCGGTGCGACTGTCACGCCGACCGCGAGGACGTTCCCGGACTGGGCTACGGCATCTGCGACGAGCGCGGCTACCTGCCGGACGTCCTGCAACCGCTGGTGGACGACCGCGACGACATCAAGGCCGAGATTCGGGAGACCGACGACCCCGAGCGACTGGCCGAGTTGGAGGGGCGGTCCGCGGCCATCAAGTGGATTCTCGTCTCGTGTTTCGGCTATCAGGGCTTCTCGAACGCGAAGTTCGGGCGCATCGAGTGCCACGAGGCCATCAACGCGTTCGCCCGGGAGATTCTGCTCGACGCGAAGGAGGCGCTGGAGGACGGCGGGTGGCGCGTCGTCCACGGCATCGTGGACAGCATCTGGGTGACGCCGCGCGAGGGCGTCGAACAGGAGTCGCTGGACGCGCTGGCCGAGGAGATTACCGCGGACACGGGGATTCGCCTCGAACGCGAGGCCGAGTACGACTGGGTGGCGTTCGTCCCCCGGCGGGACTCGGACGTGGGCGCGCTGACGAAGTACTTCGGGTCGCTCGCCGGGGCGGACGAGTACAAGTATCGCGGCGTCGAGTGCCGCCAGCGGAGCACCCCGCCGTTCGTCGCCGACGTGCAGGAGACGCTGGTCGAGACCTTCGACGAGTATCGGTCCCCGGAGGCCGTCTGCGACCGTTTAGGACGGGCGTTGAACCAGTTACGTGCCGGTAGCGTGGCCCCCGAGGAGTTGGTCGTCGAGCAGCGGGCCTCGAAGCGCGCCGAGGAGTACGCCCGCTCGACGCGCACCGTCGCCGCCGCGGAACGCGCCGGTGACGGCGGCCGGGACCTCTCGCCCGGGCAGAGAATCGGCTACGTGGTCGCCGACGACTCGAAGCGGTCGCGCGACCGAGTCCGGTTGGCGAGCGAGGCCGCCACGTACGACGCGGAGTTCTACGCCGAGGCGTTGCTTCGGGCGGCCGAGAGCGTCCTCTCGCCGGTCGGCTGGCGGCGCGACGATATCACGCGGTACCTCGCCGACCGGACGGACGCGAGTCTCGCGGCCTACTCTGGGTCGTGA
- a CDS encoding adenylate kinase, translated as MNPHILILGAPGAGKGTQSDNIVEEFGVEHVTTGDALRANKEMDISHLGLEYDTPGEYMDRGELVPDEVVNEIVETALDEADGYVLDGYPRNLDQAETLSEMTDLDAVLYLDVDEDVLVERLTGRRLDPETGDIYHVEFDMPDDEEVRERLVQREDDTEETVRERIRVYEENTEPVVEFYDEEGDLVRIDGEQTPDEVWEDVKDAIEANADA; from the coding sequence ATGAACCCGCACATTCTGATACTCGGTGCGCCGGGCGCAGGCAAGGGAACCCAGAGCGACAACATCGTCGAGGAGTTCGGCGTCGAACACGTCACGACGGGCGACGCCCTCCGGGCGAACAAGGAGATGGACATCAGCCACCTCGGTCTGGAGTACGACACACCGGGCGAGTACATGGACCGCGGCGAACTCGTCCCCGACGAGGTCGTCAACGAAATCGTCGAGACGGCTCTCGACGAGGCCGACGGTTACGTTCTCGACGGCTATCCGCGTAACCTCGACCAGGCCGAGACCCTCTCGGAGATGACCGACCTCGACGCGGTACTCTACCTCGACGTGGACGAGGACGTGCTGGTCGAGCGACTCACCGGCCGTCGTCTCGACCCCGAGACGGGCGATATCTACCACGTCGAGTTCGACATGCCCGACGACGAGGAGGTGCGCGAGCGACTCGTCCAGCGCGAGGACGACACCGAGGAGACCGTCCGCGAGCGCATCCGCGTCTACGAGGAGAACACCGAACCCGTCGTCGAGTTCTACGACGAGGAAGGCGACCTCGTCCGCATCGACGGCGAGCAGACTCCCGACGAAGTGTGGGAGGACGTGAAGGACGCCATCGAAGCGAACGCCGACGCCTGA
- the cmk gene encoding (d)CMP kinase, which translates to MLITVSGPPGSGKSTTASKLADALDLDHVSGGDIFRELADERGYTTLEFNKLAEEDDQIDRDLDRRLRSIAAEREDVVLESRLAGWLAGEHADFRIWLDAPLDVRAERIAEREDKSVAETREETAARQGSEADRYREYYDIDITDLTIYDLSVNTARWNADSVLEMLVTAVGDYDPATDEGKYPVEATYDF; encoded by the coding sequence ATGCTAATTACAGTCTCCGGACCGCCGGGGAGCGGGAAGAGTACGACCGCCTCCAAACTGGCGGACGCGCTCGACCTCGACCACGTCAGCGGCGGCGACATCTTCCGGGAACTCGCGGACGAACGCGGCTACACCACGCTGGAGTTCAACAAACTCGCCGAGGAGGACGACCAGATAGACCGCGACCTCGACCGACGCCTCCGGTCCATCGCGGCCGAGCGCGAGGACGTGGTGCTGGAGTCCCGACTCGCGGGCTGGTTGGCGGGCGAACACGCCGACTTCCGCATCTGGCTCGACGCGCCGCTGGACGTGCGGGCCGAGCGTATCGCCGAGCGCGAGGACAAGTCCGTCGCGGAGACCCGCGAGGAGACCGCCGCGCGGCAGGGGAGCGAGGCCGACCGCTATCGGGAGTACTACGACATCGACATCACCGACCTCACCATCTACGACCTCTCGGTGAACACCGCGCGGTGGAACGCCGACTCGGTGCTGGAGATGCTCGTGACCGCCGTGGGCGACTACGACCCGGCCACCGACGAGGGGAAGTATCCCGTCGAAGCAACCTACGACTTCTGA
- a CDS encoding Cdc6/Cdc18 family protein, which yields MITDARVLRTGFVPREVEHRDAEVTHLTEILAPLTDGNPADTTLLLGPSGVGKTCLAKYTAEQLRQEVLDVEYQYVNCWQNFSEFRTLYRILEGLGKTVDIHRQSTPRDELYERLRKYDGPPCVVILDEADQLEDKSLLYHLHELPQFSMLLVANRERELFGNADERLTSRLTGCERVRFDRYDSDELVSIMDARVKSGLEEGAIDRDQLATIADAAGGDARVALSILRTAARQAHQSYESQITDDIVAASIPEARAERHEKDVDTLTPHQRTLYEIIEERDAVSPSELYEEYRERMDDPKTDRTVRNYLSKMDQYDVIRAEGTSRDRTYRSVSETFENVE from the coding sequence ATGATAACCGATGCTCGCGTTCTCCGAACAGGCTTCGTCCCCCGAGAGGTCGAGCATCGAGACGCCGAAGTGACCCACCTCACCGAAATCCTCGCCCCGCTCACCGACGGCAACCCCGCCGATACCACACTCCTGCTCGGCCCCTCGGGCGTCGGAAAGACGTGTCTCGCCAAGTACACCGCCGAACAACTCCGTCAGGAGGTCCTCGACGTGGAGTACCAGTACGTCAACTGCTGGCAGAACTTCTCGGAGTTCCGCACCCTCTATCGCATCCTCGAAGGACTCGGCAAGACCGTGGACATTCACCGCCAGTCCACGCCCCGCGACGAACTCTACGAGCGTCTCCGCAAGTACGACGGGCCGCCGTGCGTCGTCATCCTCGACGAGGCCGACCAACTCGAAGACAAGAGTCTGTTGTACCACCTCCACGAACTCCCGCAGTTCTCGATGCTGCTGGTCGCCAACCGCGAGCGAGAACTGTTCGGAAACGCCGACGAGCGCCTCACCAGTCGGCTGACGGGGTGCGAGCGCGTGCGCTTCGACCGCTACGACTCGGACGAACTCGTCTCCATCATGGACGCCCGCGTCAAGTCCGGACTCGAAGAGGGCGCTATCGACCGCGACCAACTCGCGACTATCGCCGACGCCGCCGGAGGCGACGCGCGGGTCGCGCTCAGCATCCTCCGGACCGCCGCGAGACAGGCCCACCAGAGCTACGAGTCGCAGATTACGGACGACATCGTGGCGGCGTCGATTCCGGAAGCGCGCGCGGAGCGCCACGAGAAGGACGTGGACACGCTGACGCCCCACCAGCGCACGCTATACGAAATCATCGAAGAACGCGACGCCGTCTCGCCGAGCGAGTTGTACGAGGAGTACCGCGAACGGATGGACGACCCCAAGACCGACCGCACGGTCCGCAACTACCTCTCGAAGATGGACCAGTACGACGTGATACGGGCGGAGGGAACGAGTCGAGACCGGACGTATCGGTCGGTCTCGGAGACGTTCGAGAACGTGGAGTAG
- a CDS encoding succinylglutamate desuccinylase/aspartoacylase family protein: protein MQLGTAESEPGELVTGWLDATDLPTGTPERLPVLVAEGEEDGPTLWITAAIHGNEVTGLAVAQDVMTDDLPGEIRGTVVCIPTLNPAGLRRNTRTSYYDDEDPNRYFPDPETESSRPPSVQQLVNERVYEAFADSADALVDLHTAHVGSMPFLIRDRVLYGEKRTEDEARDLAADLESLVDAFGMPVVNEYAAEEYTEQNLQRSTAGAALNNAGIPAFTAELGGHDVVEEDTREAGVAGVRNVMRELGVLPGDPDPSAVGPEAPVEYPVKRAVHPHTDAPGIARHRVEAGDMVAEGDVIADVCTPHGDRKTAVETDHDGYVLGRMHGVAVYENDALASVAVRDDGDLVVPRESSGDGSDGNEAK from the coding sequence ATGCAACTCGGTACCGCCGAATCCGAACCCGGCGAACTCGTCACGGGGTGGCTCGACGCGACCGACCTCCCGACCGGCACCCCCGAACGACTCCCCGTCCTCGTCGCGGAGGGCGAGGAGGACGGCCCGACGCTCTGGATTACGGCCGCCATCCACGGCAACGAGGTGACTGGCCTCGCAGTCGCGCAGGACGTGATGACCGACGACCTGCCCGGCGAAATCCGGGGCACCGTGGTCTGCATCCCGACCCTCAACCCCGCGGGCCTGCGCCGCAACACCCGCACCTCCTACTACGACGACGAGGACCCCAACCGCTACTTCCCGGACCCCGAGACCGAGAGCAGTCGCCCGCCGAGCGTCCAGCAACTCGTGAACGAGCGCGTCTACGAGGCGTTCGCCGACTCCGCCGACGCGCTCGTGGACCTCCACACCGCCCACGTCGGGTCGATGCCGTTCCTGATTCGCGACAGGGTCCTCTACGGGGAGAAGCGGACCGAGGACGAGGCCCGGGACCTCGCGGCCGACCTCGAATCGCTCGTGGACGCCTTCGGGATGCCCGTGGTCAACGAGTACGCCGCCGAGGAGTACACCGAGCAGAACCTCCAGCGCTCGACCGCGGGCGCGGCGCTGAACAACGCCGGAATCCCGGCGTTCACCGCGGAACTCGGCGGTCACGACGTCGTCGAGGAGGACACCCGCGAGGCGGGCGTCGCGGGCGTCCGGAACGTCATGCGCGAACTCGGCGTCCTCCCCGGCGACCCCGACCCGTCCGCGGTCGGTCCCGAGGCGCCGGTCGAGTACCCGGTCAAGCGCGCAGTTCACCCCCATACCGACGCGCCCGGTATCGCGCGCCACCGCGTCGAAGCGGGCGACATGGTGGCCGAGGGCGACGTAATCGCCGACGTCTGCACGCCCCACGGCGACCGGAAGACCGCGGTCGAGACCGACCACGACGGCTACGTCCTCGGTCGGATGCACGGCGTCGCGGTCTACGAGAACGACGCGCTGGCGAGCGTGGCGGTCCGCGACGACGGCGACCTCGTAGTCCCCCGCGAGTCCAGCGGGGATGGGTCGGACGGGAACGAGGCGAAATAG
- a CDS encoding DUF4352 domain-containing protein: protein MARGAIEPDEARTGWLLAEVPRERATAGPEFAWNRARTESETRNETVSPAGEDADESETTVGGETAVASETTADSTTADGTSADGDPIPEARWRFDPVEFPRFEVTELRMPTDVEFGESVTATATVENAGSVAGTYRGGLEHRYADATDWHPSETLELDLSPGASATRTTEVEPPKPGSARYRLRPGSAAASVAVHPATRALTESFTTPEGANLRVELGNDHFDGLLASYIYDAGGNETYRAPPGKTFAFVSVTAENTAAESVEFPNASAFSVAVGGQSYSVFHQSSDDGDGLASPVDGRFYAPESESDPGATHTGWLVFQVPDDASAGELSVRCSSDGDVFVSWSA, encoded by the coding sequence TTGGCCCGGGGGGCGATAGAACCCGACGAGGCGCGAACGGGATGGCTCCTCGCGGAGGTCCCCCGCGAGCGGGCGACCGCGGGACCTGAGTTCGCGTGGAATCGAGCGCGAACCGAGTCGGAAACCCGAAACGAGACGGTCTCGCCCGCGGGCGAGGACGCCGACGAGAGCGAGACGACCGTCGGCGGCGAAACGGCGGTCGCCAGCGAAACGACCGCCGACAGCACCACCGCGGACGGCACGAGCGCGGACGGCGACCCGATTCCGGAGGCGCGGTGGCGGTTCGACCCAGTCGAGTTTCCGCGGTTCGAGGTCACCGAACTGCGGATGCCTACCGACGTGGAGTTCGGCGAGTCGGTCACCGCGACTGCGACCGTCGAGAACGCTGGGTCGGTGGCGGGGACGTACCGCGGCGGTCTCGAACACCGATACGCCGACGCGACCGACTGGCACCCGAGCGAGACGCTCGAACTGGACCTGTCCCCCGGGGCGAGCGCGACGCGGACGACCGAAGTCGAACCGCCGAAACCCGGCAGTGCCCGGTATCGTCTCCGGCCGGGGTCGGCCGCGGCGAGCGTGGCGGTTCACCCGGCGACGCGAGCGCTGACGGAGTCGTTCACGACGCCGGAGGGAGCGAACCTCCGCGTAGAACTCGGAAACGACCACTTCGACGGACTGCTCGCCTCGTACATCTACGACGCGGGCGGGAACGAGACGTACCGCGCACCGCCGGGCAAGACGTTCGCGTTCGTCTCCGTGACGGCCGAGAACACCGCGGCCGAGTCGGTCGAGTTCCCGAACGCGAGCGCGTTCTCGGTCGCCGTCGGCGGCCAGTCCTACTCGGTGTTCCACCAGTCGTCCGACGACGGCGACGGACTCGCTTCGCCCGTCGATGGCCGATTCTACGCCCCCGAATCAGAGTCCGACCCGGGAGCGACCCACACCGGATGGCTGGTGTTTCAGGTCCCCGACGACGCGTCCGCCGGCGAACTCTCCGTGCGCTGTTCGTCCGACGGCGACGTCTTCGTGTCGTGGTCGGCCTGA
- a CDS encoding PAS domain-containing protein, translated as MSRIAGGSIRVLHVDDEPAFADTAAEFLEREDDRFTVETASSAGAGVARLAEREFDCIVSDYDMPGKNGLEFLEAVRADHPDLPFILFTGKGSEEVASDAISAGVTDYLQKERGTDQYTVLANRVQNAVERTRAEWERQRQLDAIETAREGIGILDEDGHFLYVNEAYARLFGYQSEELLGEHWELIYPDEDVSRVREEILPTITETGSWQGTTTGRRADGSTFVANHTLATTDRGELICTVRKTSDCEGLQQKHELVVRASTDAFFDWDPETDEVTRNDEYLAQFGYDASDIESDTDWWRDRIHPDDRDRVFSAVERAVENPEISYDETYRFRKKDGTYGFLRTRGYVVYDEHDDPQRMVGVHIDVTDRKEHERDLNRLHDATSDLIQADTHEAIAETAVETVREVLDMPNNALWLHDETDDTLEPVALTDEAADLVGEPPVFEPGESLSWEVFQSQESEVFENVASQPGRHNPETPIRSEIILPLGDHGVMNIGSTAVGAFDETDVSLARILATNVEAALTRADGRRELARQHERLDEFASVVSHDLRNPLNVANGQLDLARKECDSDHLDEVADAHDRMQTLIDDLLTLAREGDSVVETEPVALRAIADTCWGTVPTDGATLVTDATRTVRADRGRLGQLLENLFRNAVEHGSTSPRSQVHEDVHQTSSDAAHQNAKRSEDAVEHGSTSNRPRDDGAVEHGSTDVRVTVGGLDDGFFVADDGPGIPESEHGDVFRRGYSTARENTGFGLAIVEQIAEAHGWNVRVTESADGGARFEITGVACVE; from the coding sequence ATGAGCCGGATAGCCGGAGGGAGTATTCGCGTTCTCCACGTCGACGACGAACCTGCCTTCGCGGACACGGCCGCCGAGTTCCTCGAACGCGAGGACGACCGGTTCACCGTCGAGACGGCGAGCAGCGCGGGTGCGGGCGTGGCGCGACTCGCCGAACGGGAGTTCGATTGTATCGTGTCGGACTACGATATGCCGGGGAAGAACGGTCTGGAGTTCCTCGAAGCAGTCCGCGCGGACCACCCCGACCTGCCGTTCATCCTGTTCACCGGCAAGGGGAGCGAGGAAGTCGCCAGCGACGCTATCTCGGCGGGCGTGACCGACTACCTCCAGAAAGAGCGGGGAACCGACCAGTACACGGTGCTGGCCAATCGCGTCCAGAACGCCGTCGAGCGGACCCGCGCCGAGTGGGAGCGCCAGCGCCAACTCGACGCCATCGAAACCGCTCGGGAGGGCATCGGAATCCTCGACGAAGACGGTCACTTCCTCTACGTCAACGAGGCCTACGCCCGACTGTTCGGGTACCAGTCCGAGGAACTGCTCGGCGAACACTGGGAGTTGATATACCCCGACGAGGACGTCTCGCGGGTTCGTGAGGAGATTCTCCCGACGATTACGGAGACGGGTTCGTGGCAAGGGACGACGACCGGGCGGCGCGCCGACGGCAGTACGTTCGTCGCGAACCACACGCTCGCGACGACCGACCGGGGGGAACTCATCTGCACCGTCCGCAAGACGTCCGACTGCGAGGGGTTACAACAGAAACACGAGTTGGTGGTACGAGCCTCGACGGACGCGTTCTTCGACTGGGACCCGGAGACCGACGAGGTCACCCGCAACGACGAGTATCTCGCGCAGTTCGGCTACGACGCGTCCGATATCGAGAGCGACACCGACTGGTGGCGCGACCGAATCCACCCCGACGACCGCGACCGCGTGTTCTCGGCGGTGGAACGGGCCGTAGAGAACCCCGAGATTTCGTACGACGAGACGTACCGCTTCCGGAAGAAAGACGGCACGTACGGCTTTCTCCGCACGCGCGGATACGTCGTCTACGACGAGCACGACGACCCTCAACGGATGGTGGGCGTCCACATCGACGTCACCGACCGTAAGGAACACGAGCGCGACCTCAACCGTCTCCACGACGCGACGAGCGACCTCATACAGGCCGACACTCACGAGGCCATCGCGGAGACTGCGGTCGAGACCGTCCGCGAGGTCCTCGACATGCCCAACAACGCGCTCTGGCTTCACGACGAGACCGACGACACCCTCGAACCGGTAGCCCTCACCGACGAGGCGGCCGACCTCGTGGGCGAACCGCCCGTCTTCGAGCCGGGCGAGAGCCTCTCGTGGGAGGTGTTCCAATCTCAGGAGAGCGAGGTGTTCGAGAACGTCGCCTCACAGCCCGGACGGCACAATCCCGAGACGCCCATCCGCAGCGAAATCATCCTGCCGCTGGGCGACCACGGCGTGATGAACATCGGTTCGACCGCGGTCGGCGCGTTCGACGAGACGGACGTCTCGCTGGCCCGGATTCTCGCGACGAACGTGGAGGCGGCACTGACTCGCGCCGACGGCCGCCGCGAACTGGCCCGGCAACACGAGCGACTCGACGAGTTCGCCAGCGTGGTCAGCCACGACCTCCGGAACCCGCTCAACGTGGCCAACGGACAACTGGACTTGGCCCGGAAGGAGTGTGACAGCGACCACCTCGACGAGGTGGCGGACGCCCACGACCGGATGCAGACGCTGATAGACGACCTGTTGACGCTCGCCCGCGAGGGAGACTCGGTCGTCGAGACGGAACCGGTCGCGCTCCGGGCGATAGCCGACACCTGCTGGGGAACCGTCCCGACGGACGGGGCGACCCTCGTCACCGACGCGACGCGGACGGTCCGGGCCGACCGCGGTCGCCTCGGGCAGTTGCTGGAGAACCTCTTCCGGAACGCCGTCGAACACGGTTCGACGAGTCCTCGTTCACAGGTTCACGAGGACGTTCATCAGACTTCGTCTGATGCAGCCCATCAGAACGCGAAGCGTTCTGAGGACGCCGTGGAGCATGGCTCCACGAGCAATCGTCCACGGGACGATGGCGCCGTCGAACACGGTTCGACGGACGTGCGGGTGACGGTCGGCGGATTAGACGACGGGTTCTTCGTCGCCGACGACGGGCCGGGAATCCCCGAGAGCGAGCACGGCGACGTGTTCCGGCGGGGGTACTCCACCGCGAGGGAGAACACCGGGTTCGGTCTCGCCATCGTCGAGCAGATTGCGGAGGCCCACGGCTGGAACGTCCGCGTCACCGAGAGCGCCGACGGCGGCGCGCGATTCGAGATTACCGGCGTCGCGTGCGTCGAGTAA
- a CDS encoding DUF106 domain-containing protein — MARTADKIESLIADDSGMADALAVVYDRTDAGSERIAWADVNDELTSGQWGRLIEKDVLESVGDEFRLSDPDAVEAALDDEPTTTVTTTDVDTDVADVDADESSWTKWDKLAAVGAGGLFLGYSQTSVRDVVGGTVDIVLGPIDAVVPFYLVVLTVALLTGLFTTLLQANLMDMDKMSQYQERMKAIQEKRKEAKERGDDEALEQIRDEQMDAMGDQLGMFKEQFRPMVWTMFFTIPVFLWIYWMVLDGHVSTGEWTIVAPLIGEARWTSKILGPMQLWIVWYFLCSMSFTQLIRKSLNIQTTPT; from the coding sequence ATGGCACGGACCGCGGACAAGATAGAGTCGCTCATCGCCGACGATTCGGGGATGGCCGACGCCTTAGCGGTCGTCTACGACCGCACCGACGCCGGCTCCGAGCGAATCGCGTGGGCCGACGTGAACGACGAACTCACGAGCGGTCAGTGGGGTCGCCTCATCGAGAAGGACGTCCTCGAAAGCGTGGGCGACGAGTTCCGACTCTCGGACCCCGACGCGGTCGAGGCGGCGCTGGACGACGAACCGACGACCACCGTCACGACGACCGACGTGGACACCGACGTCGCGGACGTGGACGCCGACGAGTCGTCGTGGACGAAGTGGGACAAACTCGCGGCGGTCGGGGCCGGCGGCCTGTTCCTCGGCTACTCTCAGACGTCGGTCCGGGACGTCGTCGGCGGGACGGTCGATATCGTCCTCGGCCCCATCGACGCGGTGGTACCGTTCTACCTCGTCGTGCTGACCGTGGCGCTACTGACGGGGCTGTTCACCACCCTCCTGCAGGCGAACCTGATGGACATGGACAAGATGAGCCAGTATCAGGAGCGCATGAAGGCCATTCAGGAGAAGCGCAAGGAGGCCAAGGAGCGCGGCGACGACGAGGCGCTCGAACAGATTCGCGACGAGCAGATGGACGCCATGGGCGACCAGCTCGGCATGTTCAAAGAGCAGTTCCGCCCGATGGTCTGGACGATGTTCTTCACCATCCCGGTGTTCCTGTGGATATACTGGATGGTGCTGGACGGCCACGTCAGCACGGGCGAGTGGACCATCGTCGCGCCGCTCATCGGCGAGGCGCGGTGGACCTCGAAGATTCTCGGCCCGATGCAGCTCTGGATTGTCTGGTACTTCCTCTGCTCGATGAGCTTCACTCAGCTCATCCGGAAGTCGCTGAACATCCAGACGACGCCGACGTAG
- a CDS encoding RNA-guided pseudouridylation complex pseudouridine synthase subunit Cbf5, which yields MLRGPPDERTPDELLAFGVVNLDKPPGPSAHQVAAWVRDRARVDQAAHAGTLDPKVTGCLPVLTGAATRLSQVFLEGAKEYVAVLELHDDPPGDVEAIVSEFEGPLYQKPPRKSAVARKLRVREIYDLDVLEVRDRQALLRIRCESGTYIRKLCHDLGLALGTGAHMGHLRRTGTDPFDDSTLVTMEDLTDALARWREDGEDDWLREVVSPAERALTHIPAVTVAPSAAEQVAQGAQVYAPGVIDAEEADEGQLVACYTPDGAAVCLGTMVGDPDAESGVVVELERVLV from the coding sequence ATGCTCCGCGGACCTCCAGACGAACGAACCCCCGACGAACTGCTCGCCTTCGGCGTCGTGAACCTCGACAAACCGCCCGGTCCCTCGGCCCATCAGGTCGCGGCGTGGGTCCGCGACCGAGCGAGGGTAGACCAAGCCGCCCACGCCGGGACGCTCGACCCGAAGGTCACGGGCTGTCTGCCGGTGCTGACCGGCGCGGCGACCCGCCTCTCGCAGGTGTTTCTGGAGGGCGCGAAGGAGTACGTCGCGGTGCTGGAACTCCACGACGACCCGCCGGGCGACGTCGAGGCCATCGTCTCGGAGTTCGAGGGACCGCTCTACCAGAAGCCCCCTCGAAAGAGCGCGGTGGCGCGCAAGCTCCGCGTGCGGGAAATCTACGACTTGGACGTGTTGGAGGTGAGAGACCGTCAGGCGCTCCTCCGCATTCGGTGTGAGAGCGGGACCTACATCCGGAAGCTCTGTCACGACCTCGGTCTCGCGCTCGGGACCGGCGCGCACATGGGCCACCTCCGCCGGACGGGAACCGACCCCTTCGACGACTCGACGCTGGTGACGATGGAGGACCTCACGGACGCGCTCGCTCGATGGAGAGAGGATGGAGAAGACGACTGGCTCCGGGAGGTCGTCAGTCCGGCCGAGCGCGCGCTGACCCACATCCCGGCGGTCACCGTCGCGCCGAGCGCGGCCGAACAGGTCGCGCAGGGCGCGCAGGTGTACGCACCGGGAGTCATCGACGCCGAGGAGGCCGACGAGGGGCAGTTGGTCGCCTGCTACACGCCGGACGGGGCCGCGGTCTGTCTCGGGACGATGGTCGGGGACCCGGACGCCGAGTCCGGCGTCGTCGTGGAACTGGAACGCGTGCTGGTGTAG